The Paenibacillus macerans genome includes a window with the following:
- the fabF gene encoding beta-ketoacyl-ACP synthase II yields the protein MRHRVVITGMGAITALGQDLDTFWNNLVQGKSGVSAIDSFDVSEYPTRIAASVKDFNPEDYMDRKEGRKMDRFVQFATAAAKSALQDSGLNIGEQADPERVGVMIGSGIGGLGTWEDQHNILLEKGPKRVSPFFIPMMIANMASGHVSILFGAKGPNTTTVTACATGTHSIGDSYKLIQRGDADVMICGGAEATIRPTGLAGFCSMRAMSTRNDEPEKASRPFDLERDGFVMGEGAGIFILEELEHAKKRGAKIYGEIIGYGLSADAHHMTEPDPNGPERCMKMAIRDAGIAPEQIDYINAHGTSTPVGDRSETIAIKNALGDHAYKVAVSSTKSMTGHLLGAAGGVEGVICGLTLKHGVIPPTINLEHPDPECDLDYVPNVARKADVRVAMSNSFGFGGHNATIIMKKLEA from the coding sequence TTGAGGCATAGAGTAGTGATAACGGGGATGGGCGCCATAACCGCGCTCGGACAAGATCTGGATACGTTTTGGAACAACCTGGTGCAGGGGAAGTCCGGCGTTTCCGCTATCGACTCGTTTGATGTTAGTGAATATCCGACGCGTATTGCCGCATCGGTGAAAGACTTTAATCCCGAAGATTACATGGACCGCAAGGAAGGGCGGAAAATGGACCGCTTTGTTCAGTTTGCCACGGCGGCAGCCAAAAGCGCTTTGCAGGACAGCGGCTTGAACATTGGCGAGCAGGCCGACCCCGAGCGGGTGGGCGTGATGATCGGTTCAGGGATCGGCGGTCTCGGTACCTGGGAGGATCAGCATAACATTTTGCTGGAAAAAGGCCCGAAGCGCGTGAGTCCCTTTTTTATTCCCATGATGATTGCGAATATGGCTTCCGGTCACGTCTCGATTTTGTTCGGCGCCAAAGGGCCCAACACGACGACGGTGACGGCGTGCGCTACCGGAACTCATTCCATCGGCGATTCGTACAAGCTCATCCAGCGGGGTGACGCCGATGTGATGATTTGCGGCGGCGCGGAAGCGACGATCCGCCCGACCGGTCTGGCGGGATTCTGCTCCATGCGGGCGATGTCGACGCGCAATGACGAGCCGGAGAAAGCGAGCCGGCCGTTTGACCTTGAGCGCGACGGATTCGTTATGGGCGAAGGCGCGGGGATTTTTATTTTGGAAGAACTGGAACACGCGAAGAAGCGCGGCGCGAAAATTTACGGCGAGATCATCGGCTACGGGCTTAGCGCGGACGCTCACCATATGACCGAACCGGACCCGAACGGGCCGGAGCGCTGCATGAAGATGGCGATCCGCGATGCCGGCATTGCGCCTGAGCAGATCGATTATATCAACGCCCATGGCACTTCGACGCCGGTCGGCGACCGCTCGGAAACGATCGCGATCAAAAACGCGCTGGGCGATCACGCCTACAAGGTGGCCGTCAGCTCGACGAAGTCGATGACCGGGCATTTGCTGGGCGCCGCGGGCGGCGTCGAAGGCGTGATTTGCGGACTGACGCTGAAGCACGGCGTGATCCCGCCGACGATCAATCTGGAGCATCCGGACCCGGAATGCGATCTGGATTACGTTCCCAACGTAGCGAGAAAGGCCGATGTGCGGGTGGCCATGTCCAATTCCTTCGGTTTCGGCGGACACAACGCCACGATCATTATGAAGAAACTCGAAGCATAA
- a CDS encoding serine hydrolase: MRHYMQSIRNYSKNQSRAGRTAAILSLAVTITFSAGAVLYPAATANAAAVSQIAFEGQAATSVEPLMYKGTTFVSLRETAEQLGATVRWNPAERVTELKLNGDTIQHRPGTAVFQVNSYSVQAALPSFQKNGKTMVPLRTLAEVLKADLSTLSLSGGTSVNLTRDTATLVSGKTKQADQYLIDQQYSGIALIAKNGQILLRKGYGYSDENRLVHADQKSRIASLTKSFTAAAVMKLAEKGKLKLDDTLESYIPGFPSGDRITIHMLLSHTSGITSNIPREQGMSLQQTVDAIKSKPLLAEPGAEFKYSNGGYVLLASIIEQVSGMKYGDYLNQQFFQPLNMDDTGEADSSTQVIKGYIRQGKDWTLAGDYISPSGTGSLYSTVDDLLKWDLALNTNKVLQKASLEKMFTPYSEKNYGYGWMIKQQGDRTIVFHNGSGTGYATGLSREAGGGVTIILLGNHAGIDMLELMDNLRGLVK; encoded by the coding sequence ATGAGGCACTACATGCAATCGATCCGCAACTACTCCAAAAACCAAAGCCGAGCTGGGCGCACCGCCGCGATTCTGTCCCTAGCCGTAACCATTACGTTTTCGGCCGGCGCCGTTCTCTATCCGGCGGCCACGGCAAACGCCGCAGCCGTATCGCAAATCGCCTTTGAAGGACAGGCCGCAACCAGTGTCGAGCCGTTGATGTACAAAGGCACAACCTTTGTCTCGTTAAGGGAAACCGCCGAACAGCTTGGCGCTACCGTGCGCTGGAACCCTGCCGAACGCGTTACCGAACTGAAGCTCAATGGCGATACGATTCAGCATCGGCCGGGAACGGCCGTTTTTCAAGTGAACTCTTATTCCGTTCAAGCCGCTTTGCCGTCTTTTCAAAAGAACGGAAAGACGATGGTGCCGCTAAGAACGCTGGCCGAAGTTCTGAAAGCCGACCTTTCAACTCTTTCGCTTTCCGGGGGGACCTCCGTCAATCTGACGCGTGATACGGCAACGCTCGTTTCCGGAAAAACCAAACAAGCGGACCAATATTTGATCGACCAACAATATTCGGGCATCGCCCTGATCGCCAAAAACGGGCAAATTCTGCTCCGTAAAGGCTACGGCTACAGCGATGAAAACCGGCTGGTCCACGCCGACCAAAAATCGCGCATCGCCTCCTTGACTAAGTCGTTTACCGCCGCAGCGGTTATGAAGCTGGCCGAAAAGGGCAAACTCAAGCTGGACGATACGCTGGAATCCTACATACCCGGATTTCCGTCCGGCGACCGGATCACCATTCATATGCTGCTCTCCCATACCTCCGGGATAACTTCCAACATTCCCCGAGAACAAGGCATGTCGCTGCAGCAGACGGTCGACGCGATCAAAAGCAAACCCTTGCTGGCGGAACCCGGGGCCGAATTCAAATACAGCAACGGAGGTTATGTGCTGCTTGCTTCCATCATTGAGCAGGTATCCGGGATGAAGTATGGGGATTATCTGAATCAGCAGTTTTTTCAGCCGCTCAATATGGACGATACCGGAGAAGCGGATTCATCGACTCAGGTCATTAAAGGATATATCCGTCAAGGGAAGGATTGGACGCTCGCGGGCGACTACATCTCCCCCTCGGGAACGGGCAGTTTGTATTCCACCGTGGACGACCTGTTGAAATGGGATTTGGCCTTAAATACGAATAAAGTGCTGCAAAAAGCTTCGCTGGAAAAGATGTTCACCCCCTATTCCGAAAAAAACTACGGATACGGCTGGATGATTAAGCAGCAGGGAGACCGTACGATCGTCTTTCATAATGGCAGCGGCACGGGATACGCCACAGGGTTGTCCCGGGAAGCCGGCGGAGGCGTTACGATCATCCTGCTCGGCAATCACGCCGGGATCGATATGCTGGAGCTGATGGATAACTTGCGCGGGCTGGTTAAATAG
- a CDS encoding helix-turn-helix domain-containing protein — MNHTASILTQIKNFMEQNGLTLHRLSQKAEINTGSLSSILNGKRLLSAPHLDSITAALALPKGYFYEQYIEEFLAQTAPDWRRVRPFLDRCAELDKLECIRQVTGILLDNLMYLPLLFETAEDFFHRGRKEAAAILYENVAMSEKMQHSERLAMCHYRLFLIALSDDQDSNLRAAAQFEDHVSRLDVADQLDALKQLGHIYYSLHQWKKVDEIAQEMHRIASIQYKHHCQSARKEPEQKRSKRPLYFYIMYSHLLRSAVCEECNDYEQALKFVAYYADGSWIQEKDETAKQTAEQFQEWATANSYLYRVMSGDIEVLPDYVECILNRRGEITQALYKILQAANRYCWNVDNVLERLSAHIPYQSHRSRFGDYNKQITTDQYARFLFELANYYLQRQRHEGIELLLQSLDFSASINCESNVVRCVDLFEQNRHNAGEEERQKYKFLIRKVVEKLNEKDYDNVLSSV, encoded by the coding sequence TTGAATCATACAGCCTCGATTCTTACGCAAATCAAAAATTTTATGGAGCAAAACGGTTTAACCTTACACCGGTTAAGCCAAAAAGCCGAAATCAACACCGGCTCGTTAAGCTCGATTTTAAACGGGAAACGTTTGTTGAGCGCGCCGCATCTAGATTCGATCACCGCCGCGTTGGCTTTACCCAAAGGTTATTTTTACGAACAGTATATTGAGGAATTTCTCGCCCAAACCGCACCCGATTGGCGGAGGGTCCGCCCTTTTTTGGACCGGTGCGCGGAATTGGACAAGCTGGAATGCATTCGGCAGGTCACGGGCATTTTACTTGACAACCTAATGTATTTACCCCTGTTGTTTGAAACCGCGGAGGATTTTTTTCATCGCGGGCGGAAGGAGGCCGCCGCCATCCTGTACGAAAACGTGGCGATGAGCGAAAAAATGCAGCACTCGGAGCGGCTTGCGATGTGCCATTATCGGCTTTTCCTAATTGCTTTAAGCGATGATCAAGATAGTAATTTAAGGGCAGCAGCACAGTTTGAAGATCATGTAAGCCGGCTGGATGTTGCCGATCAATTGGATGCTCTCAAACAACTTGGTCATATTTATTATTCATTGCACCAATGGAAAAAGGTGGATGAGATCGCTCAGGAAATGCATAGAATCGCTTCCATTCAGTACAAGCACCATTGTCAATCGGCACGTAAAGAACCCGAGCAGAAGCGGTCGAAGAGACCCTTGTATTTTTACATTATGTATTCACATTTGTTGCGCTCGGCGGTTTGCGAAGAATGTAATGACTATGAACAGGCCCTAAAATTTGTTGCTTACTATGCGGATGGCAGTTGGATACAGGAAAAAGATGAGACAGCTAAACAAACAGCAGAACAATTTCAGGAGTGGGCAACGGCCAATTCCTATTTGTACCGTGTAATGAGCGGAGATATCGAAGTATTACCTGATTATGTAGAGTGTATTTTAAATAGGAGAGGCGAAATAACCCAGGCTTTATACAAAATTTTGCAGGCAGCAAACCGATACTGCTGGAATGTGGACAACGTTCTTGAGCGTCTCTCTGCTCATATTCCTTATCAATCTCATCGAAGCCGATTTGGTGATTATAATAAACAAATAACAACAGATCAGTACGCCAGATTTCTATTTGAATTAGCAAATTACTACTTACAGCGTCAACGGCACGAAGGCATTGAACTATTACTGCAAAGCTTGGACTTTTCAGCCAGTATTAACTGTGAAAGCAACGTAGTTCGCTGCGTGGATTTATTTGAACAAAATCGCCATAATGCTGGAGAAGAGGAAAGACAAAAATACAAATTTCTGATTAGAAAGGTGGTGGAGAAGCTCAATGAAAAAGATTATGACAATGTGCTCAGCAGCGTTTAG
- a CDS encoding stalk domain-containing protein, translating to MKTRKRWASGFLAAFIAAAVGASAWVHDAEAASSVQPVSAAGGFGHGIAAWSDGSVTGWGYNKFGQVGDGTSIDQFVPKTIAGLSDIVQVQAGERTSFALNKDGEVWAWGDLYSRYVSGDSILPYQKRGEPVKIEQLQDVQRLAYSNAYASIAIHKDGTASLWYPSFKEDYQSYNIKLTPLKGFSNVRDAVIAGYEGVVLTEDGNASALNLYNSYYDRYRTESELKEAKPLASSIEQMAVSARDVFFLHQNGSILRWNADTKGPPAVVKDLSGVKDIKEIKTGYNRLYMLKGDGTVWQWNYNTGQSAKPFQVKGLTGIKAIGGTYDQTGYAIGKNGKLLAWGDGYYSGMGTDSGSQQIKDGGIAQVLPPFSFKVNGQDVQFYATAAIVDGKLYVPYSSVFEALGVKANSVQSKPDPKNYNRSYSVVSFSYNGQTVAFKQSSRPVLLINGKAAKEEVKLPFLANSTLYPIELICEKLGIPLDWHRETGEVRLGGSPQ from the coding sequence TTGAAAACTAGGAAACGCTGGGCAAGCGGATTTTTGGCGGCTTTCATTGCGGCGGCGGTTGGTGCTTCTGCCTGGGTTCACGATGCGGAGGCGGCGTCATCCGTACAGCCGGTAAGTGCCGCGGGCGGGTTTGGACACGGGATCGCCGCTTGGAGCGACGGCTCGGTGACGGGCTGGGGCTACAACAAATTCGGACAGGTTGGCGACGGAACCTCCATAGATCAGTTTGTACCCAAAACGATTGCCGGGTTATCGGATATTGTCCAGGTTCAGGCCGGTGAGCGCACTTCATTTGCATTAAACAAAGACGGAGAAGTCTGGGCCTGGGGGGATTTGTATTCTCGTTATGTCAGCGGGGATTCCATTCTTCCCTATCAGAAGCGCGGGGAGCCGGTTAAGATAGAGCAGCTGCAGGACGTGCAGCGCCTTGCCTATTCGAACGCGTATGCTTCTATCGCCATTCACAAGGACGGCACAGCTTCGTTATGGTACCCTTCTTTCAAGGAGGACTATCAATCCTATAATATCAAGCTTACTCCGCTAAAAGGCTTTTCCAATGTTCGGGATGCCGTGATTGCGGGTTACGAAGGAGTAGTTCTGACGGAGGACGGAAACGCGAGCGCTTTGAATCTGTACAATAGCTATTATGACAGATACCGTACAGAGAGCGAACTGAAAGAAGCAAAACCGCTTGCTTCATCGATTGAGCAGATGGCGGTATCGGCGAGGGACGTATTCTTTTTGCATCAAAACGGCAGCATCCTTCGTTGGAATGCCGATACGAAAGGGCCGCCGGCTGTAGTCAAGGATCTCAGCGGCGTCAAGGACATCAAGGAGATTAAGACGGGATATAATCGCCTGTATATGTTAAAGGGCGACGGGACCGTCTGGCAGTGGAATTATAACACGGGTCAGTCAGCCAAACCGTTTCAGGTGAAGGGACTCACCGGAATTAAGGCGATTGGGGGTACTTACGATCAAACCGGGTATGCGATCGGCAAAAATGGAAAACTGCTGGCATGGGGCGACGGCTACTACTCCGGAATGGGAACGGACAGCGGCTCGCAGCAGATAAAGGATGGCGGAATTGCTCAAGTGCTTCCTCCGTTCTCCTTTAAGGTTAACGGGCAGGATGTGCAATTTTACGCGACAGCGGCTATCGTTGACGGTAAACTGTACGTACCTTATAGTAGTGTATTTGAAGCGCTGGGCGTCAAAGCCAACTCCGTGCAGTCCAAACCCGATCCGAAAAACTACAATCGCTCCTATTCAGTGGTATCCTTCTCTTATAACGGGCAGACTGTGGCATTTAAACAGAGCAGCCGGCCGGTGCTGCTGATAAACGGGAAGGCGGCGAAGGAGGAGGTTAAGCTGCCGTTCCTGGCCAACTCCACCCTGTACCCTATTGAGCTTATCTGCGAGAAGCTGGGAATCCCGCTGGATTGGCACCGGGAGACCGGGGAAGTTCGTCTCGGCGGAAGTCCGCAATAA
- the rnc gene encoding ribonuclease III, with protein MNGDLKQLQQKLGLSFQNRQLLKQAFTHASYVNEHRFSQYEDNERLEFLGDAVLELTVSEHLYRLFPDRPEGELTKLRAAIVCEPSLVRFAESLEFGHYVLLGKGEELTGGRTRPALLADVFESFIGALYLDQGLEAVTAFLHRHVFSQLTFDGKLQTSDYKTELQELTQHHNMGTLEYRIIEERGPAHEREFVSEVWMEGRALGRGTGRSKKEAEQQAAAVALNVLKASDSRD; from the coding sequence GTGAATGGAGATCTGAAGCAGTTACAGCAAAAACTTGGGCTGTCGTTCCAAAACAGGCAGCTTTTGAAACAGGCCTTCACCCATGCATCTTACGTTAACGAGCACCGCTTCAGTCAGTATGAGGATAACGAGCGCCTGGAGTTTCTTGGCGATGCCGTGCTTGAATTGACCGTTTCGGAGCATTTATACCGGTTATTTCCGGACCGTCCCGAAGGCGAATTGACGAAGCTGCGCGCCGCGATCGTATGCGAGCCGTCGCTGGTGAGATTCGCCGAAAGTCTGGAATTCGGCCATTACGTATTGTTAGGGAAAGGGGAGGAACTGACGGGGGGACGGACGCGCCCGGCGCTGCTGGCCGACGTGTTTGAGTCTTTTATCGGCGCGTTATACCTGGATCAGGGCCTGGAAGCCGTTACTGCGTTCCTTCATCGCCATGTATTTTCCCAGCTGACCTTTGACGGGAAACTACAGACGAGCGATTACAAAACAGAGCTGCAGGAGCTGACGCAGCATCATAATATGGGTACGCTGGAATACCGGATCATCGAAGAGCGGGGGCCCGCCCATGAGCGCGAATTCGTCTCCGAAGTTTGGATGGAAGGCCGCGCGCTCGGCCGGGGAACCGGCCGGTCCAAAAAGGAAGCCGAGCAGCAGGCCGCGGCTGTAGCGCTGAATGTGTTGAAGGCGTCCGATTCCCGAGATTAA
- the ftsY gene encoding signal recognition particle-docking protein FtsY yields the protein MSFFKKLRESIAAKTESVTKQFRDGLEKSRKGFVEKVAELVTRRKKIDEEFFEELEEILIGADVGVNTVLTLIDDLRKEVKQRRIENPAELQPLLSEKLTGLLRGDEDNEIHLSQDGISVILFVGVNGVGKTTTIGKLAHYYKQQGKKVILAAGDTFRAGAIEQLEVWGQRVGVDVIKQQAGSDPAAVMFDAVQAAKQRGADILLCDTAGRLQNKSNLMEELNKIYRVIQREIPGAPHEVLMVLDATTGQNALNQAKLFGEKSGVTGLVLTKLDGTAKGGIVVAIRQELSLPVKFVGLGEKIGDLQKFDSEQFVHGLFAGLINDEEASAEV from the coding sequence ATGAGTTTCTTTAAGAAACTGCGGGAAAGCATCGCGGCAAAAACGGAATCGGTAACGAAACAGTTCAGGGACGGTCTGGAAAAAAGCCGCAAGGGCTTTGTTGAGAAGGTTGCGGAGCTGGTTACCCGCCGCAAAAAAATAGATGAAGAATTTTTCGAGGAGCTGGAGGAAATCCTTATCGGCGCCGACGTGGGCGTGAATACGGTGCTTACGCTGATCGACGATCTGCGCAAAGAAGTCAAGCAGCGCCGGATCGAAAACCCGGCCGAGCTGCAGCCGCTGCTGTCCGAGAAGCTGACCGGGCTATTGCGCGGCGATGAGGACAACGAAATACATCTGAGCCAAGACGGGATCAGCGTTATTTTGTTCGTCGGCGTCAACGGCGTCGGCAAAACGACGACGATCGGCAAGCTGGCGCATTACTACAAGCAGCAGGGCAAAAAAGTAATTCTGGCGGCGGGCGATACGTTCCGGGCCGGGGCGATCGAACAGCTTGAGGTGTGGGGCCAGCGGGTTGGCGTCGATGTGATCAAGCAGCAGGCCGGGTCCGATCCGGCGGCGGTCATGTTTGACGCGGTGCAGGCGGCCAAGCAGCGGGGAGCGGACATTCTGCTCTGCGATACGGCGGGCCGGCTGCAGAACAAGTCCAACCTGATGGAGGAGTTGAACAAGATTTACCGCGTCATCCAGCGGGAAATTCCCGGCGCGCCGCATGAGGTGCTGATGGTGTTGGATGCGACGACCGGCCAAAACGCTCTGAATCAGGCCAAGCTGTTCGGGGAAAAAAGCGGCGTCACCGGGCTTGTGCTCACTAAGCTGGACGGCACGGCCAAGGGCGGGATCGTTGTCGCGATTCGCCAGGAGCTGAGCCTGCCGGTGAAATTCGTTGGCCTCGGCGAGAAAATCGGCGACCTGCAGAAGTTCGATTCCGAGCAGTTCGTGCACGGACTGTTCGCCGGGCTGATCAACGACGAAGAGGCTTCGGCGGAAGTCTGA
- the smc gene encoding chromosome segregation protein SMC, which yields MFLKRIELAGFKSFADKTEMEFVRGITAVVGPNGSGKSNISDGIRWVLGEQSAKSLRGGKMEDIIFAGSDARKAVNYGEVSLTLDNGDQALPLDFSEVTVTRRVHRSGESEYYINKQACRLKDITELFMDTGIGKEAYSIIGQGRIEEILSTRSEDRRGIFEEASGIVKYKSRKRDARRKLDDTEQNLLRIHDLISELEDQVGPLKEQSEKALKYKELREQLKNKEISLYVHQIEQIHESWSEANAKLTKLQEEQLALSTVVSAHDAKLESDRLALRQVEDRIEQLQAQLLEYSESYEKSEGYGEVLKERAKNLAQNREQLRQSLAVSEERYAQRSQELEQLTAKFAAAEQQLQELRRELADEEAKLIGVTGGISQAQEEGLKGQLLEIMNQMAQARNEIHYAEQQKESVKRRMDRAEEEGVKWTEEQQRLKARKSELEAALEKLGKEISDLRSKYIQESERHQSLQKLVEESQGGIRKWEQKREGLVSRRDTMKEMEEDYDGFMLGVKEVLKAAKKSMLPGVHGAVAELIRVPEKLEIAVETALGGAMQHIVMENEAVSRQAIAFLKQRQLGRATFLPLDVIRPRQISPADKRLMEDAEGFVGIGAELVGYEPRYADIVGSLLGNVVFATDLEKANKMAARCQYRFRIVTLEGDVVNAGGSMTGGSQHRKNSNLLGRKRQLDQLAADIRESEEMLDKLRKGLADVRSQVAKSESDLNRLREAGDAKRAEEQAVAGDLKQAQHEWRHVSEQFELYGQEKGHYQKELEELEATKKAAEERLAELEKEEQSVQQSIRAAEFARKASESAKEELQDLLTGLKVREGKLDQECSSLREQLRRAEEEYKIQQRELEQNRTILQSIEADLQQNEEQSVRQREELNDFKLKKERAGEQLEMERASRTVLVKKLEEGESETKEQRIGLKAVEEQLRQTEIQANRLDVELDNILRKLSEDYELSYELAKQRYAVPEDVPQTQAEVKELKRQITLLGEVNLGAIEEYNRVNERYQFLTEQKDDLVEAKTTLYQVIREMDEEMSKRFKVTFDAIRREFVIVFSKLFGGGRADLVLLDPDNLLETGIDVVAQPPGKKLQNLQLLSGGERALTAMALLFAILQVKPVPFCVLDEVEAALDEANVSRFAQYLREFSEQTQFIVVTHRKGTMEEADVLYGVTMEEGGVSKLVSVKLDDEDTMEIA from the coding sequence ATGTTTTTGAAACGGATCGAGCTAGCGGGTTTCAAATCATTCGCGGACAAGACGGAAATGGAATTCGTCCGCGGCATTACCGCTGTAGTAGGACCAAACGGCAGCGGTAAAAGCAATATTTCCGACGGTATCCGCTGGGTGCTCGGGGAACAAAGCGCCAAATCGCTTCGCGGCGGCAAGATGGAGGATATCATTTTTGCCGGCAGCGATGCGCGCAAGGCGGTGAACTACGGGGAGGTTTCGCTGACGCTGGACAACGGCGACCAGGCGCTGCCGCTCGATTTCAGCGAAGTGACGGTAACCCGGCGGGTCCACCGCAGCGGGGAAAGCGAATATTACATCAACAAGCAGGCCTGCCGCCTGAAGGATATTACCGAGCTGTTTATGGATACCGGGATCGGCAAAGAGGCGTATTCGATCATCGGACAAGGCCGGATCGAGGAGATTTTGAGCACGCGTTCGGAGGATCGCCGCGGTATCTTTGAAGAGGCTTCGGGAATCGTGAAGTACAAGAGCCGCAAGCGAGACGCCCGCCGCAAGCTGGATGACACGGAACAGAACCTGCTGCGGATTCACGATCTGATCAGCGAGTTGGAGGATCAAGTCGGACCGTTGAAGGAGCAATCGGAAAAAGCGCTGAAATACAAGGAACTGCGCGAGCAGCTGAAAAATAAAGAGATTTCGCTGTACGTCCATCAGATCGAGCAAATTCATGAGTCCTGGAGCGAGGCCAACGCTAAACTCACCAAGCTGCAGGAAGAACAGCTCGCTTTGTCCACGGTCGTATCCGCCCATGACGCCAAGCTGGAAAGCGACCGCTTGGCGCTGCGTCAGGTCGAAGACCGGATCGAACAGCTGCAGGCGCAACTGCTAGAGTACAGCGAAAGCTACGAAAAGAGCGAAGGCTACGGCGAGGTGCTCAAGGAACGGGCCAAAAACCTGGCCCAGAACCGGGAGCAGCTGCGGCAGTCTTTAGCGGTCAGCGAGGAGCGCTACGCTCAGCGTTCGCAGGAGCTGGAGCAGCTTACGGCCAAATTCGCCGCCGCCGAGCAGCAGCTTCAGGAGCTGCGCCGCGAGCTGGCGGATGAAGAGGCGAAGCTGATCGGGGTAACCGGCGGCATCAGCCAGGCCCAGGAGGAAGGCCTGAAGGGCCAGCTGCTGGAGATCATGAATCAGATGGCGCAGGCGCGCAACGAAATCCATTATGCCGAGCAGCAGAAGGAAAGCGTAAAGCGGCGGATGGATCGGGCCGAAGAGGAAGGCGTCAAGTGGACCGAGGAGCAGCAGCGCCTGAAAGCGCGCAAAAGCGAGCTGGAAGCGGCGCTGGAGAAGCTGGGCAAAGAGATTTCCGATTTGCGCAGCAAATATATCCAGGAAAGCGAACGCCACCAATCGCTGCAGAAGCTCGTGGAGGAAAGCCAGGGCGGCATCCGCAAATGGGAGCAGAAGCGCGAAGGCTTGGTGTCGCGCCGCGATACGATGAAGGAAATGGAAGAGGATTACGACGGCTTTATGCTTGGCGTCAAGGAAGTGCTGAAAGCCGCCAAGAAATCGATGCTGCCCGGGGTGCACGGGGCCGTGGCCGAGCTGATCCGCGTTCCCGAAAAGCTGGAAATCGCGGTGGAAACGGCGCTCGGCGGGGCGATGCAGCACATCGTCATGGAGAACGAAGCCGTATCCCGGCAGGCGATCGCCTTTCTGAAGCAGCGGCAGCTTGGGCGGGCTACGTTCCTGCCGCTCGACGTCATCCGCCCGCGGCAAATTTCTCCGGCGGACAAGCGGCTCATGGAGGACGCCGAAGGCTTCGTCGGCATCGGCGCCGAACTGGTCGGCTATGAACCGCGTTACGCCGATATCGTCGGCAGCTTGCTGGGCAACGTCGTGTTTGCCACCGATTTGGAAAAAGCGAACAAAATGGCGGCCCGCTGCCAATACCGCTTCCGGATCGTTACGCTCGAAGGCGATGTCGTTAACGCCGGCGGTTCGATGACCGGGGGCAGCCAGCACCGCAAGAACAGCAACCTGCTGGGCCGCAAGCGCCAGTTGGACCAATTGGCCGCCGACATCCGCGAAAGCGAGGAAATGCTGGATAAGCTGCGCAAAGGCCTGGCCGATGTCCGCAGCCAGGTCGCCAAGTCGGAGAGCGACCTGAACCGGCTGCGCGAGGCGGGCGACGCCAAGCGGGCGGAGGAACAAGCCGTCGCCGGCGATTTGAAGCAGGCTCAGCACGAATGGCGGCATGTATCGGAGCAGTTCGAGCTCTACGGCCAGGAAAAAGGCCATTACCAGAAAGAGCTGGAGGAGCTGGAGGCGACGAAAAAAGCGGCCGAGGAACGCCTCGCGGAGCTGGAAAAAGAGGAGCAGTCCGTGCAGCAGTCGATCCGCGCGGCCGAATTTGCCCGCAAAGCGAGCGAATCGGCCAAGGAAGAGCTGCAGGACTTGCTGACCGGACTCAAGGTCCGCGAAGGCAAGCTGGACCAGGAGTGCTCCTCGCTTCGCGAACAGCTGCGGCGCGCCGAGGAAGAATACAAAATCCAGCAGCGCGAACTGGAGCAAAACCGCACGATCCTGCAGTCGATCGAAGCGGATTTGCAGCAGAACGAAGAGCAGAGCGTGCGGCAGCGTGAAGAGCTCAACGATTTCAAGCTGAAGAAGGAGCGCGCCGGCGAGCAGTTGGAAATGGAGCGGGCTTCGCGGACCGTGCTCGTGAAGAAGCTGGAGGAAGGCGAAAGCGAGACGAAAGAGCAGCGGATCGGTCTGAAGGCCGTGGAAGAGCAGCTGCGGCAAACGGAAATCCAGGCCAACCGGCTCGACGTGGAGCTGGACAATATTTTGCGCAAGCTGTCGGAAGACTATGAGCTGAGCTACGAATTGGCCAAGCAGCGCTACGCGGTGCCGGAGGACGTGCCGCAGACCCAGGCCGAGGTGAAGGAACTGAAGCGGCAGATCACGCTGCTCGGAGAGGTGAACCTCGGCGCGATCGAGGAATACAACCGCGTCAACGAGCGGTATCAATTCCTGACCGAGCAGAAGGACGACCTGGTGGAAGCGAAAACGACGTTGTACCAGGTCATCCGCGAGATGGACGAAGAAATGTCCAAACGGTTCAAGGTCACGTTTGACGCCATCCGGCGCGAGTTCGTCATCGTCTTCTCCAAGCTGTTTGGCGGCGGCCGCGCCGATTTGGTGCTGCTCGATCCGGACAACCTGCTGGAGACGGGGATCGATGTGGTCGCCCAGCCGCCGGGCAAAAAGCTGCAGAACCTGCAGCTGCTCTCCGGGGGAGAGCGCGCATTGACGGCGATGGCGCTGCTGTTTGCCATTCTGCAGGTGAAGCCGGTGCCGTTTTGCGTGCTCGACGAAGTCGAGGCGGCGCTGGACGAAGCGAACGTGTCGCGGTTTGCCCAATATTTGCGGGAGTTTTCCGAGCAGACGCAGTTTATCGTCGTGACGCACCGCAAAGGCACGATGGAGGAGGCCGACGTGCTGTACGGCGTGACCATGGAGGAAGGCGGCGTTTCCAAGCTCGTTTCGGTCAAGCTGGACGACGAGGATACGATGGAAATCGCTTGA